Proteins encoded by one window of Kribbella flavida DSM 17836:
- a CDS encoding ABC transporter substrate-binding protein, translated as MRHTGRRLPACLAAAALLTATACSNTTAPTAGEKSDTLTISVWGVNEDIDSIKAAAKGFEQANPSIKLKFNKTDCGADYAACKTLIAGKNMSDVLVTGSWNLNEMANDGVLADLTDKMTADGVKTSDFVPVVIESDKAAKDGKYYALPMGYNVQSLFYNKTMFAKAGLKEPAANGDYTYEDLRNWARKLTLDAAGNNAESPNFDPKKIVQWGYYNRIAIPSEPGYSPVLWAHGGGLLGGDKRDQCEVEKPGTIQALQLLQDMMWKDHTAVTPQMEQQTPGYLRWIQGKVAMQQGSHEQVTIAAQQNPKLQYDMAALPKGPAGNATLIQVHSWAAYAKSPNLDNAWKFVKYMATEGAGKQMGLIPAYKDVANGPAFLQAPGEPAHLKQAQLDPAKWPLARTNIDPTGQLGTVLGQDGIGPALTSLITNKKTAAEALKGTCAKIDKILGS; from the coding sequence ATGAGACACACCGGACGGCGCCTGCCGGCTTGTCTGGCGGCCGCGGCCCTGCTGACTGCGACCGCCTGCTCGAACACCACCGCGCCGACCGCCGGCGAAAAATCCGACACGCTGACCATCTCGGTGTGGGGCGTGAACGAGGACATCGACAGCATCAAGGCCGCCGCCAAGGGCTTCGAGCAGGCCAACCCGTCGATCAAGCTCAAGTTCAACAAGACCGACTGCGGCGCCGACTACGCCGCCTGCAAGACGCTGATCGCCGGCAAGAACATGTCCGACGTGCTGGTCACCGGCAGCTGGAACCTGAACGAGATGGCCAACGACGGCGTACTGGCCGATCTGACCGACAAGATGACCGCTGACGGCGTCAAGACCTCCGACTTCGTGCCGGTCGTGATCGAGTCCGACAAAGCCGCCAAGGACGGCAAGTACTACGCCCTGCCGATGGGCTACAACGTCCAGTCGCTGTTCTACAACAAGACCATGTTCGCCAAGGCCGGCCTCAAGGAACCGGCGGCCAACGGCGACTACACCTACGAGGATCTGCGGAACTGGGCCCGCAAGCTGACACTGGATGCGGCGGGCAACAACGCGGAGAGCCCGAACTTCGATCCGAAGAAGATCGTCCAGTGGGGCTACTACAACCGCATCGCGATCCCGTCGGAGCCGGGGTACTCGCCGGTGCTCTGGGCGCACGGCGGCGGTCTGCTGGGCGGCGACAAGCGGGACCAGTGCGAGGTGGAGAAGCCCGGGACGATCCAGGCCCTGCAACTGCTGCAGGACATGATGTGGAAGGACCACACCGCGGTGACGCCGCAGATGGAGCAGCAGACGCCTGGCTACCTGCGCTGGATCCAGGGCAAGGTCGCGATGCAGCAGGGTTCGCACGAGCAGGTCACGATCGCCGCGCAGCAGAACCCGAAGCTGCAGTACGACATGGCCGCGCTGCCGAAGGGTCCGGCGGGCAATGCGACGTTGATCCAGGTGCACAGCTGGGCGGCGTACGCGAAGTCGCCGAACCTGGACAACGCCTGGAAGTTCGTGAAGTACATGGCCACCGAGGGCGCGGGCAAGCAGATGGGCCTGATCCCGGCGTACAAGGACGTGGCGAACGGGCCGGCCTTCCTGCAGGCGCCTGGTGAGCCTGCCCACCTGAAGCAGGCTCAGCTCGATCCGGCGAAGTGGCCGCTGGCGCGCACCAACATCGACCCGACCGGCCAGCTCGGCACGGTACTCGGTCAGGACGGCATCGGGCCGGCGCTGACCAGCCTGATCACCAACAAGAAGACCGCGGCCGAGGCCCTGAAGGGCACCTGCGCCAAGATCGACAAGATCCTCGGATCCTGA
- a CDS encoding carbohydrate ABC transporter permease, whose product MQTSSEVRRRHHPRRREAGTALLFLLPQLFGLVAFVGLPLAVSLYYSFTHWDLVAPAPTWIGLDNWAHLLDDERVPKVLWNTVKFILTGTSSFLLFSLLAALILYRPRRGVAVYRALLFLPYVLSQIAVGIVWRWMFNTEAGPIDKTFELFGFAGPEWLLDPGTAMTSIALVTTWQGLGYGMTLYIAALHGVPDALPEAAKIDGANAWQRFRHVVLPMISPTVLFLMVTSLIGALQLFDPVVAMTASGGGISAAGGPEDSTRTVVLYMYNQMFNYNERLSGLGYAAAIAWVLALLTFLLTLAQWAFSKRWVFYAGETTSKGGRR is encoded by the coding sequence ATGCAGACGTCATCCGAAGTGCGGCGGCGCCACCATCCGCGCCGCCGCGAGGCAGGGACCGCCCTGCTGTTCCTCCTGCCCCAGCTGTTCGGACTGGTCGCCTTCGTCGGCCTGCCGCTCGCGGTGTCGCTGTACTACTCGTTCACCCACTGGGACCTGGTCGCGCCGGCGCCGACCTGGATCGGCCTCGACAACTGGGCGCACCTGCTGGACGACGAGCGGGTTCCGAAGGTGCTGTGGAACACCGTGAAGTTCATCCTGACCGGGACGTCCAGCTTCCTGCTCTTCTCGTTGCTCGCGGCCCTGATCCTGTACCGGCCGCGGCGCGGGGTGGCGGTGTACCGCGCGCTGTTGTTCCTCCCGTACGTGCTGTCGCAGATCGCGGTCGGCATCGTGTGGCGCTGGATGTTCAACACCGAGGCCGGCCCGATCGACAAGACGTTCGAGCTGTTCGGGTTCGCCGGCCCGGAGTGGTTGCTCGACCCGGGCACGGCGATGACCTCGATCGCCCTGGTCACCACCTGGCAAGGGCTCGGGTACGGCATGACGCTCTACATCGCCGCCCTGCACGGCGTACCGGACGCGCTGCCGGAGGCGGCGAAGATCGACGGAGCCAACGCCTGGCAGCGGTTCCGGCACGTCGTGCTGCCGATGATCTCCCCGACCGTGCTGTTCCTGATGGTCACCTCGCTGATCGGTGCCCTGCAGTTGTTCGACCCAGTGGTTGCGATGACGGCGTCGGGCGGCGGGATCTCCGCGGCCGGCGGTCCGGAGGACTCCACCCGCACGGTGGTGCTCTACATGTACAACCAGATGTTCAACTACAACGAGCGGCTGTCCGGCCTGGGCTATGCCGCCGCGATCGCCTGGGTGCTGGCGCTGCTCACCTTCCTGCTCACGCTCGCGCAATGGGCCTTCAGCAAGCGCTGGGTGTTCTACGCCGGCGAGACCACCTCGAAAGGCGGCCGGCGATGA
- a CDS encoding carbohydrate ABC transporter permease: MTVTEPLARVAPAPPTAPDKGPHPVTRRRAKAGAYHTAMTVLVVLYILPVLWAASMSLRTDANMFDADQLIPHPITFEHYANLFAILPDFGRYVGNTVLIAVVGTAGTLLSSSLAGYALARFTFPGRRALLMVILLTLMVPAQVTLIPQYVIFRNLGWIDTPLPIIVPMLFGSALPTFFFRQFFLTLPRELEDAAAVDGAGRWRTFFSVMAPLAGPAYLAMGLLTFVQLWNSFFVNSIYLQDQSQWVLTQALQSLVGRYNSQYGEIMAGVTLVSLPIIVGYIFVQRWVVRGIAFSGVAN, encoded by the coding sequence ATGACCGTGACCGAACCGCTCGCCCGGGTCGCCCCCGCTCCGCCGACGGCACCGGACAAGGGTCCCCACCCGGTGACCCGGAGAAGGGCGAAGGCCGGGGCCTACCACACCGCGATGACGGTGCTGGTCGTGCTCTACATCCTGCCGGTGCTGTGGGCGGCGTCGATGTCGTTGCGCACGGACGCCAACATGTTCGACGCCGACCAGCTGATCCCGCACCCGATCACCTTCGAGCACTACGCCAATCTGTTCGCCATCCTGCCGGACTTCGGCCGGTACGTCGGCAACACCGTGCTGATCGCCGTCGTCGGCACGGCCGGCACGTTGCTGTCCAGCTCGCTCGCCGGTTACGCCCTGGCCCGCTTCACGTTTCCGGGCCGGCGAGCGCTGCTGATGGTGATCCTGCTGACCTTGATGGTGCCGGCCCAGGTGACCCTGATTCCGCAGTACGTGATCTTCCGCAACCTCGGCTGGATCGACACCCCGCTGCCGATCATCGTGCCGATGCTGTTCGGCAGCGCGCTGCCCACGTTCTTCTTCCGGCAGTTCTTCCTCACCCTGCCGCGGGAGCTGGAGGATGCCGCGGCCGTGGACGGCGCGGGCCGCTGGCGCACGTTCTTCTCCGTGATGGCGCCACTGGCCGGTCCGGCGTACCTGGCGATGGGCCTGCTGACCTTCGTCCAGCTGTGGAACAGCTTCTTCGTCAACTCGATCTACCTGCAGGACCAGAGCCAGTGGGTGCTCACCCAGGCCCTGCAGAGCCTGGTCGGCCGTTACAACAGCCAGTACGGCGAAATCATGGCCGGGGTCACGCTCGTGTCGCTGCCGATCATCGTCGGCTACATCTTCGTCCAGCGCTGGGTCGTGCGCGGCATCGCCTTCAGCGGCGTGGCCAACTGA
- a CDS encoding GH39 family glycosyl hydrolase — MKTPVTTATVRVRPGRRADHPLSKAKFAAFNSGIVHAATYRRDLEALRAARPESVRIDIGWGAEWIGHERTISEPSADGFRYDFSELDEIGALLNDLGIRPCWSYCYVPSPYQLRGGDWRDLAEDDGGWVDMISAYVEGARDRGVTVGYHEVYNEPDLRDERTGEAVFFGGDLDDYLGLYRSAATAIRKADPDTPVGGPALASVLANEHWIPAFLDLVTTENLPLDFFSFHHYGTHSVGTALDKVLGHLESRPELADVEIHLNEYNSYPVDYPLGGLQDTHHLAAAMLADFATLLATPGLTKVSWAQFLDSGHGNYSGMVDIDGRPKPILSAYVFYQTMPVDRCVLELDGPDGVGGLAGIADGRLAVALWNRSSRRAELRLDTGDGRYDAAVVRRIDAEHDGTEAERSPAERHWTFDVPRGGVVLLELTGPAGDPARPAGTVRKVRHRYTGRRTSAWADLDEATTTFRLGTASDPQAVPVIAADLTNCGPSITVTGRLTDADGSAVTQGSLTVRLDGPMTSQELELGPDLATADLASFGAAGDVRVTVALRGAPAHTFAVVELG, encoded by the coding sequence GTGAAGACACCTGTCACCACCGCCACCGTCCGGGTCCGTCCCGGCCGCCGGGCCGACCACCCGCTGTCCAAGGCGAAGTTCGCCGCCTTCAACAGCGGCATCGTGCACGCCGCCACCTATCGCCGCGACCTCGAGGCCCTGCGCGCGGCCCGGCCGGAATCCGTCCGGATCGACATCGGCTGGGGCGCGGAGTGGATCGGCCACGAACGCACGATCAGCGAACCGTCCGCCGACGGCTTCCGCTACGACTTCTCCGAGCTCGACGAGATCGGTGCCTTGCTCAACGATCTCGGCATCCGCCCGTGCTGGTCGTACTGCTACGTCCCGTCGCCGTACCAGCTCCGCGGTGGCGACTGGCGCGACCTGGCCGAGGACGACGGCGGCTGGGTCGACATGATCAGCGCGTACGTCGAGGGCGCTCGGGACCGGGGCGTCACGGTCGGGTACCACGAGGTGTACAACGAGCCCGACCTGCGCGACGAGCGGACCGGCGAGGCGGTGTTCTTCGGCGGGGACCTGGACGACTACCTGGGGCTGTACCGTTCGGCCGCGACAGCGATTCGCAAGGCCGACCCCGACACCCCGGTCGGCGGCCCGGCCCTCGCCTCCGTGCTCGCCAACGAGCACTGGATCCCCGCCTTTCTCGACCTGGTCACGACCGAGAACCTGCCGCTGGACTTCTTCTCCTTCCACCACTACGGGACCCACAGCGTCGGGACCGCGCTGGACAAGGTCCTGGGGCACCTGGAGAGCCGCCCGGAACTGGCCGACGTCGAGATCCACCTCAACGAGTACAACTCCTACCCCGTCGACTACCCGCTCGGCGGTCTCCAGGACACCCACCACCTGGCAGCCGCGATGCTGGCGGACTTCGCCACCCTGCTCGCGACGCCGGGACTGACCAAGGTGAGCTGGGCCCAGTTCCTCGACAGCGGTCACGGCAACTACTCGGGCATGGTCGACATCGACGGCAGGCCGAAACCGATCCTGAGCGCGTACGTGTTCTACCAGACCATGCCGGTCGACCGCTGCGTGCTCGAGCTCGACGGACCCGATGGTGTCGGCGGCCTGGCCGGCATCGCCGACGGACGGCTCGCGGTTGCCCTGTGGAACCGATCATCCCGCAGGGCCGAGCTCCGGCTCGACACCGGCGACGGCCGGTACGACGCCGCCGTCGTACGCCGGATCGACGCGGAGCACGACGGCACCGAGGCCGAACGCTCGCCGGCCGAGCGGCACTGGACGTTCGACGTGCCGCGGGGAGGCGTTGTCCTGCTCGAACTGACCGGTCCCGCCGGCGACCCCGCACGTCCGGCCGGTACGGTCCGCAAGGTCAGGCATCGCTACACCGGCCGGCGGACCAGCGCGTGGGCCGATCTCGACGAAGCCACCACGACCTTCCGCCTCGGCACCGCCTCCGATCCGCAGGCGGTCCCGGTGATCGCGGCGGACCTCACAAACTGCGGCCCGTCGATCACCGTCACCGGCCGGCTCACCGACGCCGACGGTTCCGCCGTCACCCAAGGGTCGCTCACGGTCCGCCTCGACGGACCGATGACGAGCCAGGAGCTCGAACTGGGACCGGACCTAGCCACGGCGGACCTGGCCTCGTTCGGCGCCGCCGGAGACGTCCGCGTCACCGTCGCGCTCCGCGGCGCACCGGCCCATACCTTCGCCGTCGTCGAGCTCGGCTGA
- a CDS encoding glycoside hydrolase family 2 protein, with product MPTSMHDRHPRPLLARADWLDLSGEWQFAHDDTDVGLAEHWQSRTDVFERVITVPYPPESPASGIHDTGYHPVLWYRRTLPVTTPPPGRRTVLRFGAVDYRADIWVNGEHVANHEGGQTPFSADITDALTGNGEQVLVVRAWDDPHDLEQPRGKQDWQERPHVIWYERTSGIWQPVWLEEVPADHLETVLFTPTTTPGTVEVEVRLARRSSGPVKVSIQLSLDGRPLADDTWTVTGSLLRRRLTVQDSAIEAEPHLLLWSPEQPILCDATVTVEGQGGPDKVESYFGFRTVGTDERSFLLNGRPYYLRLALAQGYWPQSHLAAPGADALRAEVELIKQLGFNGVRIHQKAEDPRFLSWCDRLGVLVYADAAASYAYTGRSLARTTREWTEIVERDAGHPCIAGWVAFNESWGVAQVADSEQQRDAVRALYRLLKALDPSRPVIGNDGWEYVEGDLLGIHDYTHDPGMIHRRYADENLVRNTVATGRPGGKRLALGDQAPAVPVLLSEFGGFTHAPDDPTTWSGYGVTDSPEQLLERLATLLAAVHASTGLAGFCYTQLTDTGQERNGLLTEDRKPKADLDLIARIVTGPPR from the coding sequence GTGCCCACGTCCATGCACGACCGTCACCCACGTCCACTGCTGGCCCGCGCCGACTGGCTGGACCTCAGCGGCGAGTGGCAGTTCGCCCACGACGACACCGACGTGGGGCTCGCCGAGCACTGGCAAAGCCGTACCGACGTCTTCGAGCGCGTCATCACCGTGCCCTATCCGCCCGAGTCGCCGGCCAGCGGCATCCACGACACCGGCTACCACCCCGTGCTGTGGTACCGGCGGACCCTGCCGGTGACCACTCCCCCACCCGGCCGCCGAACCGTACTGCGGTTCGGCGCCGTCGACTACCGCGCCGACATCTGGGTCAACGGCGAACACGTCGCGAACCACGAAGGCGGTCAGACACCGTTCAGCGCCGACATCACCGACGCGTTGACCGGGAACGGCGAACAGGTGCTGGTCGTCCGCGCCTGGGACGATCCGCACGACCTCGAGCAGCCCCGCGGCAAGCAGGACTGGCAGGAACGCCCCCACGTCATCTGGTACGAACGCACCTCGGGGATCTGGCAGCCGGTCTGGCTCGAGGAGGTGCCGGCCGACCACCTCGAGACCGTGCTGTTCACCCCGACCACGACTCCTGGAACGGTCGAGGTCGAAGTACGGCTGGCCAGGCGCAGCAGCGGACCCGTCAAGGTGTCGATCCAGCTCAGCCTCGACGGGCGCCCGCTGGCCGACGACACCTGGACCGTCACCGGCAGCCTGCTCCGACGCCGGTTGACCGTGCAGGACAGCGCGATCGAGGCCGAGCCGCACCTACTGCTCTGGTCGCCCGAGCAGCCGATCCTGTGCGACGCCACCGTCACGGTCGAGGGCCAAGGAGGCCCGGACAAGGTCGAGTCGTACTTCGGCTTCCGCACGGTTGGCACCGACGAACGGTCCTTCCTGCTCAACGGACGGCCGTACTACCTGCGGCTCGCGCTCGCCCAGGGGTATTGGCCGCAGTCTCACCTGGCCGCGCCCGGCGCCGACGCGTTGCGCGCGGAGGTCGAGCTGATCAAGCAACTCGGCTTCAACGGCGTACGGATCCACCAGAAGGCCGAAGACCCGCGGTTCCTGTCCTGGTGCGACCGCCTCGGTGTGCTCGTGTACGCCGATGCGGCGGCGAGCTACGCCTACACCGGCCGGTCCTTGGCCCGCACCACCCGCGAGTGGACGGAGATCGTCGAACGGGACGCCGGCCATCCCTGCATCGCGGGCTGGGTCGCGTTCAACGAGAGCTGGGGAGTCGCCCAGGTGGCCGACTCCGAACAGCAACGGGATGCGGTGCGCGCTCTCTACCGTTTGCTCAAGGCCCTCGACCCGTCGCGTCCGGTCATCGGCAACGACGGCTGGGAGTACGTCGAGGGCGACCTGCTCGGCATCCACGACTACACCCACGATCCCGGCATGATCCACCGCCGGTACGCCGACGAGAACCTGGTCCGGAACACGGTGGCGACCGGGCGTCCCGGCGGGAAACGGCTCGCGCTCGGCGACCAGGCGCCCGCCGTACCGGTGCTGCTGAGCGAGTTCGGCGGCTTCACCCACGCGCCGGACGATCCGACCACCTGGTCGGGATACGGCGTCACCGACTCGCCCGAACAGCTGCTCGAGCGGCTCGCCACGCTGCTCGCGGCCGTGCACGCATCCACCGGCCTGGCCGGATTCTGCTACACCCAGCTCACCGACACCGGCCAGGAACGCAACGGCCTGCTGACCGAGGACCGCAAACCCAAGGCCGACCTCGATCTGATCGCCCGGATCGTCACCGGCCCACCCCGGTAG
- a CDS encoding GH39 family glycosyl hydrolase — protein MKALRRAGAALGVASLLGASLVAQSAQSAESAQAAAATVAADFASSADYPLIKSKFGVFNSGYVSLDRWKRDVPLLATLRPARVRWEMMWGNEQHDWAPMVTGTAANPQYNFSQVDQLVDLINNAGALPVPALTYTPSILKPPGGSWNNPPTNPSVWANQIVPAFANHWKQTGRRIGSYEIWNEPDLAGVFWTGSQAQYLDLYRDASRALRAADPDAYVEGPALCCVGWSGPFVNRVLSENLPLGGFSFHAYTDATNGSLENNYRGATDSGLTAYRMASVDNNLNEYNWTNDFTAPTDVITHRGAAQMLKSYKALLAKPWITHVEWAQFQDPVCPSTCDVIGLLDRNGRKRASYNAFQLYANMPVERKQLNVNGAVDGMASSDGHKSGILLWNTSGAPQSVSAALNNVPFARGNFRVYRIDAQHASFEDNPASEHLAPVEQRLGTSTAGLNWSGTIPDHGVVYLEAEDGTGTDTLAGRHLANVVRSNRYIPNHGKPAYASFDRRTWTAALGMAGETWADVAAGTVASSLPANLRVRLQASGTFQQLDANSLLGLRIDFQTAGGYTKGVLVHGGLYNSGRSAPHPWGTQRQPDQVVTVPNFSDFTVNLPGLAPPGWTGRATISFHLQNSGPTTRFTANIRAA, from the coding sequence ATGAAAGCACTACGACGGGCAGGTGCGGCTCTCGGAGTCGCGTCGCTGCTCGGGGCCTCCCTGGTGGCCCAATCCGCCCAATCCGCCGAATCCGCCCAGGCAGCGGCCGCGACCGTGGCCGCCGACTTCGCCAGCTCAGCCGACTACCCCCTGATCAAGAGCAAGTTCGGCGTCTTCAACAGCGGCTACGTGTCGCTGGACCGCTGGAAGCGGGACGTCCCGCTGCTCGCCACCCTGCGACCGGCGCGCGTGCGCTGGGAGATGATGTGGGGCAACGAGCAGCACGACTGGGCGCCGATGGTCACCGGGACCGCGGCCAACCCGCAGTACAACTTCAGCCAGGTCGATCAGCTCGTCGACCTGATCAACAACGCCGGCGCGTTGCCGGTCCCGGCCCTCACCTATACCCCGAGCATTCTCAAACCACCGGGCGGTTCGTGGAACAACCCGCCCACCAACCCGTCGGTCTGGGCGAACCAGATCGTGCCGGCGTTCGCCAACCACTGGAAGCAGACCGGCCGGCGGATCGGCTCGTACGAGATCTGGAACGAGCCCGACCTGGCCGGTGTGTTCTGGACCGGCAGCCAGGCACAGTACCTGGATCTGTACCGCGACGCCTCCCGCGCGCTGCGCGCCGCCGACCCGGACGCGTACGTCGAGGGGCCGGCACTGTGCTGTGTCGGCTGGTCCGGGCCGTTCGTCAACCGGGTGCTGTCGGAGAACCTGCCGCTCGGCGGTTTCTCCTTCCACGCCTACACCGACGCCACCAACGGCAGCCTCGAGAACAACTACCGCGGAGCAACCGACTCCGGCCTCACGGCGTACCGGATGGCGTCGGTCGACAACAACCTGAACGAGTACAACTGGACCAACGACTTCACCGCCCCGACCGACGTCATCACCCACCGCGGCGCGGCCCAGATGCTCAAGAGCTACAAGGCGCTACTGGCCAAACCCTGGATCACGCACGTGGAATGGGCGCAGTTCCAGGACCCGGTCTGCCCCAGCACCTGCGACGTCATCGGTCTGCTCGACCGCAACGGCCGCAAACGCGCGTCGTACAACGCCTTCCAGCTCTACGCGAACATGCCGGTCGAACGCAAACAGCTGAACGTCAACGGCGCGGTCGACGGCATGGCCTCCTCCGACGGGCACAAGTCCGGCATCCTGCTCTGGAACACCTCCGGAGCACCGCAAAGCGTGTCGGCCGCGCTCAACAACGTGCCCTTTGCCCGGGGCAACTTCCGGGTCTACCGCATCGACGCCCAGCACGCGAGCTTCGAGGACAACCCGGCCAGTGAGCACCTGGCACCGGTCGAGCAACGCCTCGGCACCAGCACCGCCGGCCTGAACTGGTCCGGAACCATTCCCGACCACGGCGTCGTCTACCTCGAAGCCGAGGACGGCACCGGCACCGACACCCTCGCCGGCCGCCACCTCGCCAACGTGGTGCGCAGCAACCGCTACATCCCCAACCACGGCAAGCCCGCCTACGCCAGCTTCGACCGCCGCACCTGGACCGCCGCGCTCGGCATGGCCGGCGAAACCTGGGCCGACGTCGCCGCCGGAACCGTGGCGTCCAGCCTGCCCGCCAACCTCAGGGTCCGCCTGCAGGCCAGCGGCACCTTCCAGCAACTCGACGCCAACAGCCTGCTCGGCCTGAGGATCGACTTCCAGACCGCCGGCGGCTACACCAAGGGCGTGCTGGTCCACGGTGGCCTCTACAACAGCGGCCGATCCGCTCCGCACCCGTGGGGCACCCAGCGACAACCCGACCAGGTCGTCACCGTCCCGAACTTCTCCGACTTCACCGTCAACCTCCCCGGCCTGGCCCCACCCGGCTGGACCGGCCGCGCCACCATCAGCTTCCACCTCCAGAACAGCGGGCCCACCACCCGCTTCACCGCCAACATCCGAGCAGCCTGA
- a CDS encoding copper resistance CopC/CopD family protein, whose translation MIDPRRRGVAALLLVGLVAALMLGVAQPASAHANLISTDPTDGAVLQIAPGRVLFTFDEAVRAVPDGVQVFDSGGGLVEAAATVRGAELRVSPSKPLGKGTTVIVWRVVSEDGHPIGGSLTFSVGAATAGVTPPPGEPGGTPEVPWALTLARWVGYLGLLLAGGLVAFSALFIPADPKAGRARRLLAVTARAAAAVAVVAWLAALPLTAVYLLDGGPSLLTRGSTWSSLPLTEYAVPAIVIAGLVLAVLLLGRGLPSQKRGVAAAVAAAVAVIAPSLTGHTRAASPEAVVTGVDMLHLLTAAVWLGGLAALALTLPDLSGRGALAAEVLARFSTAAAWVLAALVAAGSVLAWRILGSWSALLDTTYGQLLLVKIGIVLVALAIAAWNRWVLLPRLKRAPKQKDRRAHSRPVVRTTAIEGAVLVAALLVTGFLVDKSPESYSAPVSAAATTEPGTAKLGDIQVRATLTPLKRGSNTVGLQLTSADGEPTEGVAPPVVRLSSDQATLGDVPLTQVSPGVYTARVVLPTPGAWRMQISLRVSEFANPVGELEFVVEG comes from the coding sequence ATGATCGACCCGCGGCGGCGCGGAGTGGCCGCGCTCCTGCTCGTGGGGTTGGTGGCCGCACTCATGCTCGGCGTCGCCCAGCCGGCGAGCGCGCATGCCAACCTCATCAGTACCGACCCGACGGATGGTGCGGTTCTGCAGATCGCACCTGGCCGGGTCCTGTTCACGTTCGACGAGGCAGTGCGGGCCGTGCCGGACGGTGTGCAGGTTTTCGACTCCGGCGGTGGGTTGGTTGAGGCGGCCGCGACCGTCAGAGGCGCGGAACTCCGGGTCAGCCCCTCCAAGCCACTGGGCAAAGGCACGACCGTGATCGTCTGGCGGGTCGTTTCCGAGGACGGCCACCCCATCGGCGGCTCGCTCACCTTCTCGGTTGGAGCGGCCACCGCCGGAGTCACGCCGCCTCCGGGTGAACCAGGCGGCACTCCGGAGGTCCCGTGGGCGCTCACCCTCGCCCGCTGGGTGGGCTACCTCGGTCTCCTTCTCGCGGGCGGACTCGTCGCGTTCTCGGCGCTGTTCATTCCCGCCGACCCGAAGGCTGGTCGCGCACGGCGGCTGCTGGCCGTCACAGCGCGTGCTGCTGCGGCCGTCGCGGTCGTGGCTTGGCTGGCCGCGCTGCCGCTCACCGCGGTCTACCTGCTTGATGGCGGACCGAGCTTGCTCACCCGTGGCAGTACCTGGTCCTCGTTGCCATTGACCGAGTACGCCGTACCAGCGATCGTCATCGCCGGCCTGGTGCTCGCCGTGCTCCTGCTCGGTCGCGGATTGCCATCGCAGAAGCGAGGCGTCGCAGCCGCCGTGGCGGCTGCGGTGGCGGTCATCGCGCCGTCGCTGACCGGCCACACCCGGGCAGCGAGTCCCGAGGCCGTCGTCACTGGTGTGGACATGCTTCACCTGCTCACGGCTGCCGTCTGGCTCGGAGGCCTGGCCGCCCTGGCGCTGACGTTGCCTGATCTGTCCGGGCGCGGCGCCCTCGCGGCGGAGGTGCTCGCCCGGTTTTCCACCGCAGCGGCCTGGGTGCTGGCCGCTCTGGTCGCCGCCGGCTCCGTGCTGGCTTGGCGGATCCTCGGGTCCTGGAGCGCGCTGCTCGACACGACGTACGGACAATTGCTGCTGGTCAAGATCGGGATCGTGCTGGTCGCTCTCGCCATCGCGGCCTGGAACAGGTGGGTGCTCCTCCCACGGCTCAAGAGGGCCCCAAAGCAGAAGGACCGGCGCGCGCACTCGCGGCCGGTCGTGCGCACCACTGCGATCGAGGGTGCGGTCCTCGTGGCAGCGCTGCTCGTCACCGGCTTTCTCGTCGACAAGAGTCCCGAGAGCTACAGTGCCCCGGTGAGCGCGGCGGCTACGACCGAGCCTGGCACGGCGAAGCTGGGCGACATCCAGGTGCGAGCCACCCTCACACCCCTCAAGCGAGGATCGAACACCGTTGGTCTCCAGTTGACTTCAGCGGACGGCGAGCCCACCGAAGGGGTCGCGCCGCCGGTGGTGCGCTTGTCGTCCGACCAGGCGACGCTGGGCGACGTCCCGCTGACGCAGGTGTCACCCGGTGTTTACACGGCCCGGGTCGTGCTACCGACACCCGGCGCGTGGCGAATGCAGATTTCGCTGCGGGTCAGTGAGTTCGCCAACCCGGTGGGCGAGCTCGAGTTCGTCGTGGAAGGTTGA